DNA sequence from the Pomacea canaliculata isolate SZHN2017 linkage group LG7, ASM307304v1, whole genome shotgun sequence genome:
TTTTTTCGAAATTCAAGCAAATGCTCTGCTATGTCTGTATGCATGTAAAGTAGAAGACACTTTGTTCGTACCCTCAGCAGTTTAACTACTCAACAGAAAATGTTAGTTATGTCCATGCGCATGCAAACACAGATGTGTTTTTGCAGGTGTGGGACGTTGTACGTGTTTTCACAACTGTTCCAGATGGAtgactgcattttaaaaatctagctTGTGTTTTATGATCCACCACGTTTTTTGTAATTAACACTTGTTCCTTGTtttttgtgggtgtgtgctTCATGGCTAACTACACGTTCCCAAGCTATAATTGCTCACTGGGATTGGTAAAGTTGGGCCATTTATCATTAGTCATTTACATGCAgaagaatataattttattaggtattttttatatcagttttgCAGTAAAGCATGGTCAGCATGCATATTCAATTTATTCACAAAAGACTAAAACATAACAGGAATTGAAAGAAAGTGAAGAATCTTTTAAGTGTTAAGCACACCATTAAGAGCTACAGTCCTCAAAAACACAAACGCTTATACAACTTACCCTCTCATGCATTGGAAATCCTTTGTAGTTTAATATTTGTCATCAGATCATGAAAATGTATCTTAAATAAATGAGACAGACTTGGTTCACTGTGGGAATATGGaattatgtgtgtatatacatctTTTTTACTGCTTCAGCTATTTTATGATTCTAAAATTTAACCGTATTTCTGCTTACCTATCATTATGAACAGATGTGCGTTAAAATATAACTATgcaacttatatatatatttagctTGTATATCACACATTTCAACCCAGAAAGTGGCACTGTATGAAAttgttgaaaattattttctgaacTATTTTCATagagacaaaatattttgaaataaacggttttgtattattttatgccTCAGTAAGTGTTGATTTTTCAGAAATCTCTCTTGAAAGTGAAGGAAAGTGTGATGAATTAAATCTGAATACTTGAATGCTTTCTCAAGATAAGCTGAAAAAATTATGGTGAACATTATCCTGTATTCCATGTGACGCTTTTAAGAAGAACGTGACGCTTGCTGTGAGTCTAGTTTGGTATAAAACAGTTGACAACAAAATGTGGAAGTGCACCTTCAGGAGAGTTTTCTCAGTAAGACCAATTCTTTCTTGGTTTTGACATTTATGCTTTTACTtcttcaaatgacgttgaataTTTCTTAAACAAGGGAACCCTATTTCAGATAACGTTGATATGTTTCGTAACGTTCCTGATGAATGCGcaaaatttgaaacatttaataGCTGTGATAGTGTACGTCTTCTATCGCAGttgtcttggttttttttttaaaggaaaaaccCAGATATGGCCATTCATTGGATTGTAAGAACCACTGAACCcacaaattatatattatttgagTGCTTCGTTCTCCACTGCCATAATGCTGTCAGTGCATTTGACACAATCAATCTGCTGCTTGATAACTACAAGCCATCGTCAGCGAATTCCTGCCAAAGCTGACCGAACCGAGACGGTGGGACAGCACGGGAATAAAAGTAAAGAGCATGACTGAACTCTGACCATTGTTGTTAACTATTCTATTTGATGAGAGCTGTTGGAACGCTTGTCGTAAATTTGTTCTGTGATTCTTGTGTAGCTGGAACTCTACATCCTCATTGTTAtatgttctctctctcgctcaatACTCAGCTATGAacgtatatacatgtatttatttatcagtCTTATGATCTGCTCTGCGGCTCAACGTCTTTATACAGTCTCATCTCTGACTCCAGTATATCGGCCTCCAGCCTCCTGTATCTTTCTCCCCAGAGGGTCAAGGTCCTCGTCTAGACTATCTATTGATAGTCTTTTTCCTAGGATACGACACTAATGGTCACCATGAGATTCAGTCATTTCACCCCACAGCGAGTCCCAGCTATTACGCTCTGGCGCGTGACGTCACCAATACATGCGTGGCGGTCAGCAACCCTCGATGAGTTTTCTACACAGCGTTGTTTTGATCAGCATGCTTCAAACTTACACAAATTGTGATCTTTTGCTGTAGTAGTGGCTGCAATCATCGCTTCAACCGAGACAACCGTATGCCAGTAATTGtctaaaaaaaatccagtgaggaagagaaacattttatttcaaatcagCTACGTGctttttacctttttcattAGGTCCAAAATTGTTAGCCTTAGATAATGGGTAAAGTAATGCTTACTAATGTTAACCATTGACACTCAGTgtgagcgtgtttgtgtgcgtgttcgcTTTACATGTTAAAAATGAAGACTTCTTCAAAAAGTGTCTTTTAATCATAGGAAAACCAACAAATTCTCATGAGTTCACAAATCCTGACTGGATGGCGTATATCAATTTAGATCACAACAAAGGCAAAATGATGAATCCAGAACGCCCCACACACAGGAACACAAGAAAGTATATGATAGATTGAGTTACCAGTTTAAAGAAATGGCAGAAGCAACCGACACTGGATACGTCTTTTCgttcaacctcaaagcgacagaaaaggaagtcacccccgattttataatgtcacgtgtgctcatggagggtgaatccaagcagtaattccaacccttcctccccacaccttcATTCACCCACgtcgtcaaaacggcaagttttctgatgtttaaatgctttcgttaatgtttttatgtttatttaactccatttatattgtattaaaactgttcttattaaaaacaaatacctatatatatatagcctgtaactttcaaatattagcgagtcaacaggggctgggaaccaattaaatctatttcttttatttcttatgggaaaaaatagtttcggataacgaacatttcggataacgaacaactttccagaacggattatctttgttaaccgaggttccactgtatacgTACATACATCGAAACTGAAATTGAAAAGTATACAGCCACACACCATATGCATCAAAAGTATTGGAATAAGATCTCACTGTCAAGTTGTGGTGTAGCACCACTGAACAGGACAGTAATCTAGAAAAGATCACGGAAGGCATGGTGGCACGTAACAAACCCATTATCGGGATTTTAGTTAACGTTGTTTACATAGAGATTCAAAATGTAGCAGGGAAGCACATGGTCCATAAAACATAACATATTGCATTGTCCAGCATTTAGAAAGTATAGGAAAGACTGTAACAAACGTGCTACACAATGGTTTATTTTATGGAGGGCATCGTTTTATGGTTACAGCATAACCACTACAACCacttgcatccacacaatcagaAAGAGTactttataaaacaaatataattaaggaaaaaagaagcaatCGTATAAactatataaaacatataagAAATGTAACTACTGTAGTTAAAATTGAAATTATGGCAAATCTTTTGAAATTGGATAATAAATAAATCGCTGTGTTTCAGGCgatgaaatttacagaatataattttttttctaccaaCCAGAATCAGTTGTATGAGTGACCATAAGGTGCTGACTACTCCTGCAAACGCAAAGCGAAGATTGAAAAGAAAGtaacatacaaatatttgtccgacaagaaaagcacacacacagacacgtacaCAGACCTAATCAGTCTATTTTTTTGACTGTTTATAATaccaaatgaaatgtttataatgtttaatGACAGCTTATGATCcaagaaaaagacagacttCAAGCATTTGCAGTATGAGGTCACATTCATTTTCATGTATCTATATGAGGCCTACAGTAGTGGGCTCTGTTATGAAGCCACGACTTTATATACAAgtagaaatataaatttatactCTGAATTAAATGGGAAGGGTATAACACTGAGCACATTAGTAACGGAAAGGTAGGATAAGGAGAGCAttcaaatgcagcaatttaggttaaaaaatacacagactGCACACTCGGGTGGTAGGGTCAGTACAATTTACTTCCCGCTGACGATCAAGAGACCTGTGTTTACCGAATGCCGTGTGTTCGAGTGAATTAGGTACAGTGTCACCCAACAAACTACCTCCCCAGTATAAGTTAGAGTTCGTACACTATGGTCCATGAGGTGATAAATATTTGTGGGATCTTCATAATGGTGAGGCAGTGCTTGGGtaagtctttttctttgtgtaataCTGCCAATGTATTGCTTGTAGGCATCGAATTTGAAAGCTAGGTCAGTGAATGTAATTTCGTGTGTCTGAGTTTCTGACTGTTTGGTTCGTTTGAATGGAAAGCGTTGTTACCATGCAGTCCTTTCGCACAATGATAACAATAGTGATCAACATGCAGAGAAATCCTTCAAAGCCAACACTGTAAACATATGCCACAGGTAGAAATATTACTCGATAGGAGGTTTGAACTGAATATGTAGTGTTTCTCATCGTAAGGATGAGAACCATTATCATAATGTAGGTGCGCTAGGTGGCCATACTGCTTGCCAGCCTTACAGAGTGTTTATATGCTTGCGTTTGAACTCATTTCTATGCTTTTACCACACTGAGCAGCAATATGAATAAGTACATATTTGAATTGGATGTTGTCAGTTCGTGTTCTTTTTAATACtatctgttaatgttttatgtaaagtgatgttATCGTGTTACCGGTGGCagacaatttcctgaaaaggagtaataaagacatttttgtactgtattgtatttcGTACCACTTCAGAAGTGGACCACCCTTTAGGAGTCTACATGTGCATACGGGTGCGGATGTCTACTGCGTAGAGAGTGCTATTTATAATTCCAAACTAGAAGTTGATGAGCTGTAGAGAAAGGTGTTTAGGATTAGTTTCAATTACCTAGCATCACAAATTCAACCTACAGATTTTTAGAGACTTCAGGAAGCAGGAAGAGTTTACAAGAAGCTGAGATGACATGGACTCAACTGAGCAAGGACGCCCAGAGTCGGATCCACGGGCGTGGTGTAGTTGCCAGTGggacaaaatgaagaaatgaagaagaagattcTTTCAGATTAGGGTCTGCTTTCGTTCCATTTGTTGCTCTCGACATCTTAGGGTGAGCGGTTGTTGCTGATACAACATGATGTTTCTTTTGCGGCTAATTCCATGGTTCTGTTTCAAGAATAATCTCTTGGTGGCAACAGCGAACGGAAGAGACAATACAACCACGCGGCTTGCCAAACTTATAAAAAATTTGAAGCTTTAGGGgtctgttacttctggcaccacaggcattgtcacaagagttctgtggtgatggtttggaagagtagcataccaccctggcgtttcctcttcactgtcgtcatcctgaaggtatggcgcctcccgcagttgaatgtcctttatcttggagtataccaaatgatcgtctaggtacacaagaaggactgaaattaaaagttcggcatggtggtctgcattaactctggaaagtggctggtgtggacgtcagacccattggcatcctggaacgggcgtgttgccagcggccctagccagtccttttgttgacaatgtcttctcaagatgagcttcatgcaccggcttgcctgtactgcctgcgccacatctgcggtagagtccattatccgatcaaggacgttcttccctagtagaagcgacacgcgcctcctgcgctcacttgtgaccacatcgaccaggtccttgaccaccaggataggaacgtcctcagacgctggccgtaaaacatgtccaccaccgccactcctgagtttgttttagctgtaagtcctggatgtgccctcgtgcccactcatcagtgaccgtcgttacctcactgccggtgtcgagcaacgccatcactcaaatgccataaatgacaacctccgccgtcggacactttccagtcaggccagctacactttatttccctgtcatcctgttacggaaaacgggggcagtcactttccctgaccggtcgggctgcattcctccgccgccttctacctcgcctgcttaaattctggagcttcgcggcgtattcgtcgaccacctcatcacgttgctgtggcaatgatgtcgacatctttccgttcgccgtacgcctccactaggacacccaagatctttctcggcgtatctcttgcgtcatgcggaagcatctcataactcgacgtctggcaggtccctccagcgagctcaagatgtaaccacgagccgcattctgacacatcggtttatggcgagagctaactcgacctctgtttcaatctcgtcgacactcgttggtccaccggcaaaactactgaaagcggactaactagtatgctcgtagagcctctgcccacccacggatagcatcatggtcctctctatgtactaatcttctgtcgtgggcttctgcccgtgatgaacaaatgtttctttttgttcagcagtgcttttaggcccttggtcacccaaggtttgttgttaggataaacatacactgctttgatggactggtgcaatcaacactattttactcctcacttttactcctaactgtgtgttaaacagggatggggagtagctgtagcctagctacagctactgtagccggctacaaattttgtagtttgtagcttagccggctacaaattttaaaaaagtagcttgtagccgtagctacattttagaaagtagccgtagctcggctacatgttggctactttcacgaccattcgtcgacagcgtgtgagcaagacgacgacagccactgctctcacagctcggtgtgttgacagccagacacccacgtgtctcgcacgctcagtaaccgcaagtactgtgtcgtccacgtggcgggagcgatttgaaaaacgaagatggacgtacccatcaatttcgagctttacttgaaattctttacattttgtgaagcaacaGAGAGTGGgtatactttcaaatgcaagaatgggtgcggcagcacgaagtactcaacgaacaagacgtcggcgtctaatttgagaacgcacttgcaggtaagttcgttgagattttcatcgatcttcattcttcatgttcttgcttttctgcttttggaatagaggagtgtacatgttgtaaagattgtggaaaggtaaggggttgcatcaacgtgattaccgcaggggcgacgactgatcaaactgctgtctttaccgtttgtgtactatctatttagtctttgtcataaagtgtgtgtgtgtgtgtgtgtgttttggtttgtttgtatgaaaatagCATGGAGGACGTTTGGACAGTATGGTGGCtggaaggattttatatttatgctagtaatttaatatgacaattagctttggtagaaacttgctgtgattgtgaatgacttctaaaattttgttttattttcatgtgtttattttagaggaaacatccactgcttgccaggcagttgactcaagacttggaaacggtcacgaaagcggaaaagggaagacgacgaccaaccctctgtctcgaagctcttcaaagtggaacacaagagtaccgtcagcaaagcagacgtcaattccgccgtccttgattacctgttggaatgcaacctgtccttcttcatgctggagaacgagaagttttcaaagttcgtgtccagactcactggccaggaaacgcagttaatgagcaggaaaacggcgaaccaaatgttggaggtaagttttactattttttttcttccttttttgtttgttttactagttttattttaagtagggtgatgtatccacaattaatatcttttgttcttggtcacagaactcaaatttTCATGTGCCTTCGACTGCTTGCAGGCGAGAAGTGCGTGGCTTGGGACACCTCCTGCAtcagctcaacaccctcaaaatccgcatcgagcaacagaagtccaagctagaaatctgtggtcccCTAGCTACTGCTGTCCTGATGGGTTGGAGACCAATATTGCTGATGCCTATGAGgaccaagacaccctgcttgcaactgtgtcgaacccaaggtgaagggagagttttcgttatttcagtgtatttttttgttcatttataagctactctctgtcactgttcttttgagaatgagaagaatgtgaagcgcttagagctcagattacacgagaataagcgctatacaaatatccgtaaataaattaaaaaataaacttctgacggaggtgggggaggggggtgttgattaaaaaaacaaaacataatattcactgtcactggtcttttgacacttgcctacaaatcaaaataagtacataaaaaccagtacattttataaaattaattaaaaacaacaataagaaaaaaatttaacgaaattaaacaaagcattaattattgtgcatattattgtttcaggtgcaagttgatttggactggggaccaaaccctgcgtgagaaatgcagatccctcttgactgcagaggcagcattgatcAACACGCCAGTCCAACCTCCAACCAAGTGCACAGCTGAACAgccagacttcatcatttatgaagaagttaccggcacccctgagacagctaccttcctgatgtctggattgtcgcagaatgtcaatgaactggacaaatagcccacgatcaaacaactctatctgcgcaccaacaccgtcttgccaagcagtgctgcggttgagagatagttcagtctggcaggacttatcatgacaaagctgcgcactacggggacagacagcaacttcgaggccaaagttctggtcaagttcaattccatgaaggactgaaagcatgtagatttgttttaactatctatctatctatgcctcttcgtgcatcaggttgcacataaggcctcaaccgatgtcgatcggctgaaacccgctctaggtgaccccatgtccagccctttcccttcatctccctttccactgttcttctccaagtttcctttgggcggcctcgttttcttcggccgtctggagtccatcgtagggtgactctggagaggtctgctgtctgctggcggagcacatgtccaatccatcgccaacgccttcgttgaaacctgcgtggtgatgggactcggtttcagttcttcggtggagttcttcgttggtgatggtttggccaaagatgttaagtatgcgcctgaggcatctgttttggaagacgtcaagcttgttactgatggttttggtcatcttccaagattctgatcccgtaaaggagggtgctgatcacatttgacttgaagattctcagcttggaTCTTCTGcttgatgttttttgccttccatgtgctcctgagtgaggcgaaaggcctggctggctttcgcagtcgggctcgaatctcccacctccgcatccccgtgtttttgacatttttggacccaagataggagaaactgtcaacttcctcaatctcttcttccatttagtttgatgctgtcttggactctggtgttcactctcatacttttcgttttcttttgtgctgacttcaagccaaggttccagctgtttctgagaaggcctttgtttttttcctgcatgtcttggtggcggtgtgacagcagggcaatgtcatcagcaaagtcaagtcttccagcgttgttgttgctgtcatagtcatggtcaaTCTGATCCCtcctcctctcactgtc
Encoded proteins:
- the LOC112567575 gene encoding uncharacterized protein LOC112567575, with amino-acid sequence MEDVWTARSAWLGTPPASAQHPQNPHRATEVQARNLWSPSYCCPDGLETNIADAYEDQDTLLATVSNPRCKLIWTGDQTLREKCRSLLTAEAALINTPVQPPTKCTAEQPDFIIYEEVTGTPETATFLMSGLSQNVNELDK